Proteins encoded in a region of the Bactrocera tryoni isolate S06 chromosome 4, CSIRO_BtryS06_freeze2, whole genome shotgun sequence genome:
- the LOC120775947 gene encoding uncharacterized protein LOC120775947 gives MMGNLYSKVWPSKKKDSSFYLKPLTKDASVLKAVEDIQNLTPEQVEQQFENVCRASHKVLHSLTHNPCRLLSMRIKQCLDENVQQMSKCFGEMDEYRKCVSDMMSQKLAGVIDFEEQKEDDDRINESNLDVEKGNEQSERKQESEPSSCA, from the exons ATGATGGGCAACTTGTACAGTAAAGTATGGCCGAGCAAGAAAAAGGATTCCAGTTTCTATTTGAAACCTTTGACCAAAGACGCTTCAGTGCTAAAGGCGGTCGAAGATATACAAAACCT CACTCCGGAGCAAGTTGAACAGCAGTTCGAAAACGTTTGCCGCGCATCTCACAAGGTTCTGCACAGCCTGACGCACAACCCGTGCCGCCTACTATCCATGCGCATCAAGCAATGCTTGGACGAAAATGTCCAGCAAATGTCCAAGTGCTTTGGCGAGATGGACGAGTATAGAAAGTGCGTGAGTGATATGATGTCGCAGAAGCTGGCTGGGGTTATCGATTTCGAAGAGCAAAAAGAAGACGACGATAGAATCAATGAAAGCAATTTGGATGTTGAAAAGGGAAATGAGCAAAGCGAACGAAAGCAGGAGAGTGAGCCAAGTAGCTGCGCGTAA